In Nicotiana tabacum cultivar K326 chromosome 11, ASM71507v2, whole genome shotgun sequence, a single window of DNA contains:
- the LOC107779363 gene encoding PH, RCC1 and FYVE domains-containing protein 1 isoform X1: MNGSEGEGSVKMEVVEKEKIVYMWGYLPGAVPQRSPLLSPVVVVRVPQSGNYSWKDVCGGGCGFAMAISDAGKLITWGSTDDLGQSYVTSGKHGEIPEPFPLPDEVSIVKAAACWAHCVAVTGNGEVYTWGWKECIPSGKVLGEPAVDKEVNDGQSSFLAQQVSPHPQGSRSTVGAVSGIETRAGEDSAKRRRVSSAKQQAESSSSGDEGLSALPCLVALNPGVRIVSVAAGGRHTLALSDIGQVWGWGYGGEGQLGLGSRIRMVSSPHPVPCIDSSSSLRKDRAMGLSHGCPGSEGQGLRVPGNYVKRIACGGRHSAVITDAGALLTFGWGLYGQCGQGSTDDELSPTCVSSLLGIRIESVAAGLWHTVCISADGDVYAFGGNQFGQLGTGAEQAETLPRLLDAPNLENMHVKVVSCGARHTAVVTDDSKVFCWGWNKYGQLGLGDVIDRNIPSQVSIDGHVPTNVACGWWHTLLLAESPT, from the exons ATGAATGGAAGTGAAGGCGAAGGAAGTGTGAAAATGGAAGtagtagaaaaggagaaaatagtGTATATGTGGGGATATTTACCAGGAGCTGTGCCGCAGAGGTCACCTTTGTTGTCTCCAGTTGTTGTTGTTAGGGTTCCACAGTCAGGAAATTACTCATGGAAGGATGTTTGTGGTGGTGGCTGTGGATTTGCTATGGCCATTTCAG ATGCTGGGAAGCTCATTACATGGGGTTCAACGGATGATTTAGGACAAAGCTATGTGACATCAGGGAAACATGGG GAAATTCCGGAGCCTTTTCCCCTTCCTGATGAAGTTTCAATAGTAAAAGCGGCTGCCTGTTGGGCACATTGTGTTGCAGTTACAG GAAATGGAGAAGTGTATACATGGGGTTGGAAGGAATGCATTCCTTCTGGAAAGGTTCTTGGAGAGCCAGCTGTAGACAAGGAGGTAAACGATGGACAGAGTTCATTCCTGGCACAGCAAG TAAGCCCTCACCCCCAGGGATCGAGGTCCACGGTTGGAGCAGTATCTGGTATAGAGACTAGAGCTGGAGAGGATAGTGCAAAACGTAGACGGGTATCATCAGCTAAGCAACAAGCTGAGAGCTCATCCTCAGGTGATGAAGGTCTCTCAGCATTGCCATGTTTAGTCGCATTAAATCCAGGGGTACGGATTGTCAGTGTAGCAGCTGGTGGCCGGCATACACTGGCATTGTCAG aTATAGGACAAGTGTGGGGTTGGGGCTACGGAGGGGAAGGACAGCTTGGTCTAGGCTCCAGGATTCGAATGGTATCCTCCCCACATCCTGTGCCGTGCattgattcttcttcttctctgcGAAAGGACAGAGCTATGGGCCTTTCTCATGGATGTCCGGGATCAGAGGGACAAGGCCTCAGAGTTCCAGGGAATTATGTCAAGAGAATTGCCTGCGGGGGCCGACACAGTGCAGTAATTACAG ATGCTGGAGCATTGTTAACTTTTGGTTGGGGATTGTATGGACAG TGTGGTCAGGGGAGTACAGATGATGAGCTAAGTCCGACGTGTGTATCTTCATTACTTGGCATCAGGATAGAAAGTGTAGCAGCAGGGCTCTGGCACACTGTTTGTATTTCTGCAGATGGTGATGTATATGCATTTGGAGGGAACCAATTTGGGCAGTTAGGCACTGGCGCCGAACAGGCTGAG ACACTACCTCGGCTCCTGGATGCTCCAAATTTGGAGAACATGCATGTGAAAGTTGTATCATGTGGAGCACGACATACTGCCGTAGTCACAG ATGATAGCAAAGTGTTCTGCTGGGGATGGAACAAGTATGGCCAG CTTGGACTGGGTGATGTGATTGATCGGAATATTCCATCCCAAGTCTCAATCGATGGTCATGTACCAACAAACGTCGCTTGTGGGTGGTGGCACACACTTCTACTAGCTGAATCACCTACTTGA
- the LOC107779363 gene encoding ultraviolet-B receptor UVR8 isoform X2 yields MNGSEGEGSVKMEVVEKEKIVYMWGYLPGAVPQRSPLLSPVVVVRVPQSGNYSWKDVCGGGCGFAMAISGNGEVYTWGWKECIPSGKVLGEPAVDKEVNDGQSSFLAQQVSPHPQGSRSTVGAVSGIETRAGEDSAKRRRVSSAKQQAESSSSGDEGLSALPCLVALNPGVRIVSVAAGGRHTLALSDIGQVWGWGYGGEGQLGLGSRIRMVSSPHPVPCIDSSSSLRKDRAMGLSHGCPGSEGQGLRVPGNYVKRIACGGRHSAVITDAGALLTFGWGLYGQCGQGSTDDELSPTCVSSLLGIRIESVAAGLWHTVCISADGDVYAFGGNQFGQLGTGAEQAETLPRLLDAPNLENMHVKVVSCGARHTAVVTDDSKVFCWGWNKYGQLGLGDVIDRNIPSQVSIDGHVPTNVACGWWHTLLLAESPT; encoded by the exons ATGAATGGAAGTGAAGGCGAAGGAAGTGTGAAAATGGAAGtagtagaaaaggagaaaatagtGTATATGTGGGGATATTTACCAGGAGCTGTGCCGCAGAGGTCACCTTTGTTGTCTCCAGTTGTTGTTGTTAGGGTTCCACAGTCAGGAAATTACTCATGGAAGGATGTTTGTGGTGGTGGCTGTGGATTTGCTATGGCCATTTCAG GAAATGGAGAAGTGTATACATGGGGTTGGAAGGAATGCATTCCTTCTGGAAAGGTTCTTGGAGAGCCAGCTGTAGACAAGGAGGTAAACGATGGACAGAGTTCATTCCTGGCACAGCAAG TAAGCCCTCACCCCCAGGGATCGAGGTCCACGGTTGGAGCAGTATCTGGTATAGAGACTAGAGCTGGAGAGGATAGTGCAAAACGTAGACGGGTATCATCAGCTAAGCAACAAGCTGAGAGCTCATCCTCAGGTGATGAAGGTCTCTCAGCATTGCCATGTTTAGTCGCATTAAATCCAGGGGTACGGATTGTCAGTGTAGCAGCTGGTGGCCGGCATACACTGGCATTGTCAG aTATAGGACAAGTGTGGGGTTGGGGCTACGGAGGGGAAGGACAGCTTGGTCTAGGCTCCAGGATTCGAATGGTATCCTCCCCACATCCTGTGCCGTGCattgattcttcttcttctctgcGAAAGGACAGAGCTATGGGCCTTTCTCATGGATGTCCGGGATCAGAGGGACAAGGCCTCAGAGTTCCAGGGAATTATGTCAAGAGAATTGCCTGCGGGGGCCGACACAGTGCAGTAATTACAG ATGCTGGAGCATTGTTAACTTTTGGTTGGGGATTGTATGGACAG TGTGGTCAGGGGAGTACAGATGATGAGCTAAGTCCGACGTGTGTATCTTCATTACTTGGCATCAGGATAGAAAGTGTAGCAGCAGGGCTCTGGCACACTGTTTGTATTTCTGCAGATGGTGATGTATATGCATTTGGAGGGAACCAATTTGGGCAGTTAGGCACTGGCGCCGAACAGGCTGAG ACACTACCTCGGCTCCTGGATGCTCCAAATTTGGAGAACATGCATGTGAAAGTTGTATCATGTGGAGCACGACATACTGCCGTAGTCACAG ATGATAGCAAAGTGTTCTGCTGGGGATGGAACAAGTATGGCCAG CTTGGACTGGGTGATGTGATTGATCGGAATATTCCATCCCAAGTCTCAATCGATGGTCATGTACCAACAAACGTCGCTTGTGGGTGGTGGCACACACTTCTACTAGCTGAATCACCTACTTGA